A single window of Thiomicrorhabdus immobilis DNA harbors:
- the rpoB gene encoding DNA-directed RNA polymerase subunit beta: MTYSLTEKKRVRKDFATRPSILEVPYLLSLQKGSFHDFLQMEKKPAERAQVGLHSAFSSVFPIHGVAGTADLEYVSYHMGQPEFDVKECKQRGVTYAAPLRVKMRLVLFDKDAPAGKRPVKDVKEQEVYLGDIPLMTDNGTFVINGTERVIVTQLHRSPGVIFDNDKGKSHSSGKLLFNARIIPYRGSWLDFEFDHNDCLFTRIDRRRKLPVSVLLRAMGYSNEDILSSFLESNTIKLTKKGFELQLVAEQLKGQTAVFDIEHDGQKIVEAGKKITARTVKQITEAGIKSVIVSPEYLLGKVLASGVVDKESGELVARTNEVITADLIERLSLISKCEIKVLYIDELENGPYISDTLNLDSTTSQLEAQIEIYRMMRPGEPPTKESSEALFNSLFFDDSRYDLSAVGRMKLNRRLGRKTNEGNVVLEKEDIIDVLRELINIRNGLSTVDDIDTLGNRRIRAVGEMAENAFRVGLVRVERAVKERLNQAETDGLLPQDLINAKPVSAAIKEFFGSSQLSQFMDQVNPLSEVTHKRRVSALGPGGLTRERAGFEVRDVHPTHYGRVCPIETPEGPNIGLINTLAIYAKTNEYGFLETPYRKVVNGQVTDEVEYVSAIDEAQYVIAQASANVDENGRFVDNLISARHQNEFTLSSSADINYMDVSPKQIVSVAASLIPFLEHDDANRALMGANMQRQAVPTLRADKPLVGTGIEKTVAIDSGVTVVAERGGEVLSSDAARIVVRVNADEIKDGESGVDIYNLVKYQRSNQNTCINQKPIVKAGDVVVRGDVMADGPSTDLGELALGQNMRIAFMPWNGYNFEDSILVSERVVQEDRYTTIHIEELTCLARDTKLGPEEITADIPNVGESALARLDECGIVHVGAEVKQGDILVGKVTPKGETQLTPEEKLLRAIFGEKASDVKDTSLRVTKGIEGTVIDVQVFTREGIQKDSRALAIQEEELAKVRKDIDEQYIILEADTLGRIKEMLNGKKLVDGTKVDEAFLAGIESSKWFSLNVDDADVMHQLEMLEAQLKDSRKAFNEMFEEKRKKLTQGDDLAPGVSKMVKVYVAIKRRIQPGDKMAGRHGNKGVISRICPVEDMPYDETGRPVDICLNPLGVPSRMNVGQILEVHLGLAAEGLGTKINAMLQQQAEIAEIRAFLDKIYNETQGQSVDLSQFSDNEIIELAGNLKKGVPLASAVFDGVSEAQIKSLLKLADLPESGQMKLFDGLTGEEFDRPVTVGYMYYLKLNHLVDDKMHARSTGPYSLVTQQPLGGKAQFGGQRFGEMEVWALEAYGAAFTLQEMLTVKSDDLNGRTRMYKNIVDGNEYMEPGMPESFSVLRKEIRALGIDIELEQD; encoded by the coding sequence ATGACCTATTCTTTAACTGAAAAGAAACGAGTTCGTAAAGATTTTGCAACTCGCCCATCTATTCTTGAAGTACCTTACTTGCTATCTTTGCAAAAAGGCTCTTTCCACGATTTTTTACAAATGGAGAAAAAGCCTGCTGAGCGTGCTCAAGTTGGTCTGCATTCTGCATTTAGTTCTGTATTTCCGATTCATGGTGTAGCTGGTACAGCGGATCTTGAGTATGTTAGCTACCATATGGGTCAGCCAGAATTTGATGTGAAGGAGTGTAAACAGCGTGGTGTGACTTATGCTGCTCCTTTACGTGTGAAAATGCGTCTTGTATTGTTTGATAAAGATGCTCCTGCTGGAAAGCGTCCTGTAAAAGATGTTAAAGAGCAAGAAGTCTATTTAGGCGATATCCCTCTGATGACGGATAACGGTACTTTTGTTATCAATGGTACAGAGCGTGTAATCGTTACTCAGCTTCACCGTTCACCTGGTGTTATCTTTGATAACGATAAGGGTAAATCTCACTCGTCTGGTAAGTTGTTATTCAATGCACGTATCATCCCTTACCGTGGTTCATGGTTAGATTTCGAATTCGATCACAATGACTGTCTGTTTACTCGTATTGACCGTCGTCGTAAATTACCGGTATCCGTGCTATTACGTGCTATGGGGTATTCGAATGAAGATATCCTTTCTAGTTTCCTAGAATCAAATACCATCAAGTTAACTAAAAAAGGTTTTGAGTTACAGTTGGTTGCTGAGCAGTTAAAAGGGCAAACAGCGGTATTCGATATCGAACATGATGGCCAGAAAATTGTTGAAGCCGGTAAGAAAATTACTGCTCGTACAGTTAAGCAAATCACAGAAGCGGGTATTAAGTCTGTAATCGTTTCTCCAGAATACCTTTTAGGTAAAGTTTTAGCTTCAGGTGTTGTTGATAAAGAATCTGGTGAATTAGTTGCTCGTACTAATGAAGTTATCACAGCGGATTTGATTGAAAGATTATCTCTGATTTCTAAATGTGAAATCAAAGTTCTTTATATTGATGAGCTAGAAAATGGACCATATATTTCAGATACATTAAATCTTGATAGCACCACGTCACAGTTGGAAGCTCAGATTGAAATTTACCGTATGATGCGTCCTGGTGAGCCACCAACAAAAGAATCGTCAGAAGCATTATTCAATAGCTTGTTCTTCGATGATAGTCGTTACGATCTATCAGCTGTTGGTCGTATGAAGCTGAACCGTCGTTTAGGTCGTAAAACCAATGAAGGTAATGTTGTTCTTGAAAAAGAAGATATTATCGATGTGTTACGTGAGTTGATTAATATTCGTAATGGTCTAAGTACCGTTGATGATATCGATACGCTTGGAAACCGTCGTATCCGTGCGGTTGGAGAGATGGCAGAGAATGCTTTCCGTGTAGGTCTTGTACGTGTTGAGCGTGCGGTTAAAGAGCGATTAAACCAAGCTGAAACAGATGGTCTTTTACCACAAGACTTAATCAACGCGAAACCAGTTTCAGCTGCGATTAAAGAGTTCTTTGGTTCAAGTCAGCTTTCACAGTTTATGGATCAGGTTAACCCGCTTTCAGAAGTTACTCACAAGCGTCGTGTATCGGCATTAGGGCCAGGTGGTCTTACTCGTGAACGTGCAGGGTTTGAGGTGCGTGATGTTCACCCAACTCATTACGGTCGAGTATGTCCTATCGAAACTCCTGAAGGACCAAACATCGGTTTGATCAACACCCTAGCTATCTATGCTAAAACCAACGAGTATGGTTTCCTAGAGACACCATATCGTAAAGTGGTTAATGGACAGGTTACGGATGAAGTTGAATATGTTTCTGCAATCGATGAAGCGCAGTATGTAATCGCTCAGGCGAGTGCAAACGTAGATGAAAACGGTAGATTTGTTGATAACCTGATTTCAGCACGTCATCAGAACGAATTCACATTGTCTTCATCTGCTGATATCAATTACATGGACGTTTCGCCTAAGCAGATCGTTTCAGTTGCGGCATCTTTGATCCCGTTCCTTGAGCACGATGATGCTAACCGTGCACTTATGGGTGCCAACATGCAACGTCAGGCTGTTCCTACTTTACGTGCTGATAAGCCGTTAGTCGGTACAGGTATTGAAAAAACAGTTGCCATCGATTCTGGGGTAACGGTTGTTGCTGAACGTGGTGGTGAAGTACTTTCTTCAGATGCGGCTCGTATTGTTGTTCGTGTTAACGCTGATGAGATTAAAGATGGTGAATCAGGTGTAGATATCTACAACCTTGTTAAATACCAGCGTTCAAACCAAAACACTTGTATCAACCAGAAACCGATCGTTAAAGCGGGTGATGTAGTTGTACGTGGTGATGTTATGGCTGATGGCCCATCTACAGATTTAGGTGAGTTGGCTCTTGGTCAGAACATGCGTATCGCATTCATGCCATGGAATGGTTATAACTTTGAGGATTCAATCCTGGTTTCTGAGCGTGTTGTTCAGGAAGACCGTTATACAACTATTCATATCGAAGAGCTGACTTGTTTAGCGCGTGATACCAAGTTAGGGCCTGAAGAAATTACGGCTGATATTCCTAACGTGGGTGAGTCTGCATTAGCGCGTTTAGATGAGTGCGGGATTGTTCACGTAGGTGCTGAAGTTAAGCAGGGCGATATCCTTGTAGGTAAGGTTACACCTAAAGGTGAAACTCAGTTAACTCCAGAAGAAAAACTATTACGTGCTATCTTTGGTGAAAAAGCATCTGATGTTAAAGATACTTCATTACGTGTTACTAAAGGTATTGAAGGAACAGTAATTGATGTTCAGGTGTTTACTCGTGAAGGTATTCAGAAAGATTCTCGTGCATTAGCGATTCAAGAAGAAGAATTGGCGAAAGTAAGAAAAGATATCGATGAGCAGTACATCATTCTTGAGGCAGATACTTTAGGCCGTATCAAAGAGATGTTGAATGGCAAAAAGTTAGTTGATGGAACTAAAGTCGACGAAGCTTTCCTTGCCGGTATCGAATCATCTAAGTGGTTCTCATTGAACGTTGATGACGCTGATGTTATGCACCAGTTGGAAATGCTTGAAGCGCAGCTAAAAGATAGCCGTAAAGCATTCAATGAAATGTTTGAAGAGAAGCGTAAGAAGCTGACTCAAGGTGATGATTTAGCTCCTGGTGTTTCTAAGATGGTTAAGGTTTATGTTGCAATCAAGCGTCGTATTCAGCCTGGTGATAAGATGGCTGGTCGCCACGGGAACAAAGGTGTTATCTCACGTATTTGTCCTGTTGAAGACATGCCTTATGATGAAACTGGACGTCCAGTAGATATCTGTCTTAACCCACTTGGTGTACCTTCACGTATGAACGTCGGTCAGATTTTGGAAGTTCACTTAGGTTTAGCGGCTGAAGGTCTTGGTACTAAGATTAACGCTATGCTACAGCAGCAGGCGGAAATCGCAGAGATTCGTGCATTCTTGGATAAGATCTACAACGAAACTCAAGGTCAATCAGTTGATTTATCACAGTTTAGCGATAATGAGATTATTGAGTTGGCAGGAAACCTTAAGAAAGGTGTTCCATTGGCTTCAGCGGTATTTGATGGTGTTTCAGAAGCGCAAATCAAGTCGCTGCTTAAGCTGGCCGACCTACCGGAATCAGGACAAATGAAATTGTTTGATGGTTTGACTGGTGAGGAATTCGACCGTCCAGTAACTGTTGGATACATGTATTACTTGAAACTTAACCACTTGGTTGATGACAAAATGCATGCTCGTTCTACAGGTCCTTATAGCCTTGTAACTCAGCAGCCATTAGGTGGTAAAGCTCAGTTCGGTGGACAGCGTTTCGGTGAGATGGAGGTGTGGGCACTTGAAGCATATGGTGCGGCATTTACCCTTCAAGAAATGCTAACAGTTAAGTCGGATGACTTGAATGGTCGTACTAGAATGTATAAAAACATTGTAGATGGTAATGAGTATATGGAACCTGGCATGCCTGAATCATTCAGCGTATTACGTAAAGAGATTCGTGCTTTAGGTATTGATATTGAGTTGGAGCAAGACTAA
- the rpoC gene encoding DNA-directed RNA polymerase subunit beta': MKDLLGFLKKQNVSSDFDAIKVSLASPEKIRSWSYGEVKKPETINYRTFKPERDGLFCAKIFGPIRDFECLCGKYKRLKHRGVICEKCGVEVTQSKVRRERMGHIDLATSVAHIWFLKSLPSRIGLMLDMTLKEIEAVLYFEAFMVVDPGLTPLEPWQLLTEEEYLDAMDEHGDEFEAQMGAEAIKKMLQAIDLEGEAERLRVEIDSTNSETKQKKISKRLKLIESFVQSGNKPEWMILDVLPVLPPELRPLVPLDGGRFATSDLNDLYRRVINRNNRLKRLLDLMAPDIIVRNEKRMLQESVDSLLDNGRRGRAVTGTNKRQLKSLADMIKGKQGRFRQNLLGKRVDYSGRSVIVVGPSLRLHQCGLPKKMALELFKPFIFSKLQKRGVAPTIKAAKKMVEQGLPEVWDVLDEVIREHPVLLNRAPTLHRLGIQAFEPVLIEGKAINLHPLVCSAFNADFDGDQMAVHVPLSLEAQLEARTLMMSTNNLLSPANGDPIIVPSQDVVLGLYYITRERINSIGEGKAFANWQEVQRAIDAKTVHLHTKIKLRIVETVIDDEGVESVSSRIVDTTAGRALLSRILPKGLSYDLLNLNLTKKNISTVLNTCYRVLGPKETVIFADQLMYAGFKWSTLAGLSFCSDDMLIPDSKAGIIERAEAQVEEIQGQFSQGLVTEGERYNKVVDIWSHTNELVTKSMMEELQFETVTDAEGNEVQQTSFNSVYMMADSGARGSVAQMRQLGGMRGLMAKPDGSIIETPITANFREGLNVLQYFISTHGARKGLADTALKTANSGYLTRRLVDVAQDVVVTEHDCGTDSGIRMTAHVEGGDIIESLKDRVLGRITNQDVVSQSGELIVAKGQLIDEKVANQIDESGVDHVDVRSPMTCETKFGICQQCYGRDLARGHLVNMGEAVGVMAAQSIGEPGTQLTMRTFHIGGTASGSAAQSQIEVKHAGKIKWDNLKAIKNSDNQIIVTSRSGEVSVIDEAGREQERYKIAYGTTLNVSDGGSITAGDILAQWDPHTHPVITEAAGSIAFGNFEGTVEERVDELTGLTTRVVKDAKERMSSVKETRPYIALVDEAGEAICFTGTQTPALYYLPENSIVVVQEGSKVGAGDVLARIPQASSKNKDITGGLPRVADLFEARQPKEPSIMAEVSGVVGFGKETKGKQRLVITQDSGEQYEALIPKWRTVSVFEGERVERGDVVVDGNPNPHDILRLLGIEKLAEYIVDEVQDVYRLQGVKINDKHIETIVRQMLRKVEVKSSGDTGLIKGEQTEYAKVLELNEKAREEGKVEASYERVLLGITKASLATESFISAASFQETTRVLTEAAVSGKRDTLVGLKENVIVGRLIPAGTGFAYHQARKAASEKSQVELQAFMGATESGDVQQPEESVVETVNEGEGVEA, encoded by the coding sequence ATGAAAGATTTATTAGGATTTCTAAAAAAACAAAACGTATCAAGTGACTTTGATGCGATTAAGGTATCACTTGCTTCACCAGAGAAAATCCGTTCTTGGTCTTATGGCGAAGTAAAAAAGCCTGAGACAATTAACTATCGTACGTTCAAGCCAGAACGTGACGGTCTTTTCTGTGCAAAAATCTTTGGGCCGATTCGTGATTTTGAATGTTTGTGTGGTAAATACAAGCGTCTTAAGCACCGTGGTGTAATTTGTGAGAAGTGTGGTGTTGAGGTAACTCAATCAAAAGTACGTCGTGAGCGTATGGGTCATATTGATCTTGCCACTTCTGTTGCACATATCTGGTTCTTGAAGTCTCTACCATCACGTATCGGTTTGATGTTGGATATGACATTAAAAGAGATTGAAGCGGTTCTTTACTTTGAAGCGTTCATGGTTGTTGATCCAGGCTTAACTCCACTTGAACCTTGGCAGTTGCTGACTGAAGAAGAATACCTTGATGCTATGGATGAGCACGGTGACGAGTTTGAAGCTCAAATGGGTGCTGAAGCAATCAAGAAAATGCTTCAGGCTATCGATTTGGAAGGTGAAGCAGAGCGTCTACGTGTTGAAATCGATAGTACTAATTCTGAAACAAAGCAGAAGAAGATTTCTAAGCGTCTTAAATTAATTGAGTCTTTTGTTCAGTCAGGTAATAAGCCTGAATGGATGATTTTAGATGTACTTCCTGTATTACCGCCTGAGTTACGTCCTTTAGTACCTCTTGACGGTGGTCGTTTTGCAACTTCGGACTTAAACGATTTATACCGTCGTGTAATCAACCGTAACAACCGTTTAAAACGTCTATTAGATTTGATGGCTCCAGATATCATCGTACGTAACGAAAAACGTATGTTGCAAGAGTCAGTGGACTCTCTATTGGATAACGGTCGTCGTGGACGTGCTGTAACTGGGACGAACAAGCGTCAGCTTAAATCTCTTGCAGACATGATTAAAGGTAAGCAAGGTCGTTTCCGTCAGAACTTACTTGGTAAGCGTGTTGACTATTCTGGTCGTTCTGTAATCGTAGTTGGTCCATCTCTACGTCTGCATCAGTGTGGTCTTCCTAAGAAGATGGCTCTTGAACTGTTCAAGCCGTTTATCTTCAGCAAGCTTCAGAAGCGTGGTGTTGCTCCAACAATCAAAGCGGCTAAGAAAATGGTAGAGCAAGGACTTCCAGAGGTGTGGGATGTTCTTGATGAAGTAATCCGTGAGCATCCGGTTCTGTTGAACCGTGCTCCAACACTTCACCGTTTAGGTATCCAGGCGTTTGAACCGGTATTGATCGAAGGTAAAGCGATCAACCTACACCCGTTAGTATGTTCTGCATTCAACGCCGACTTCGATGGTGACCAAATGGCGGTACACGTACCATTGTCATTAGAAGCTCAGCTTGAAGCACGTACATTGATGATGTCTACAAACAACTTGTTATCACCAGCTAATGGTGATCCTATCATCGTTCCTTCTCAGGACGTTGTATTAGGTTTGTATTACATCACTCGTGAGCGTATCAACTCTATCGGTGAAGGTAAGGCCTTTGCTAACTGGCAAGAAGTTCAGCGTGCAATTGACGCTAAAACAGTGCATTTACACACTAAGATCAAATTACGTATTGTTGAAACCGTAATTGATGATGAAGGTGTTGAAAGTGTATCAAGCCGTATTGTAGATACTACGGCTGGTCGTGCGTTGCTTTCTAGAATCCTGCCTAAAGGGTTAAGTTATGATTTATTGAACTTAAATCTAACCAAGAAAAATATCAGTACGGTATTAAATACTTGTTACCGTGTTTTAGGTCCTAAAGAAACGGTAATTTTTGCTGACCAACTAATGTACGCTGGTTTCAAATGGTCGACATTAGCAGGCCTATCTTTCTGTTCGGATGATATGTTGATTCCTGATTCAAAGGCTGGAATCATCGAACGTGCAGAAGCTCAGGTTGAAGAGATTCAAGGTCAGTTCTCTCAAGGTTTGGTAACTGAAGGTGAGCGCTACAACAAAGTTGTTGATATTTGGTCTCACACCAATGAACTTGTTACCAAGTCGATGATGGAAGAGTTACAGTTTGAAACTGTTACAGATGCAGAAGGAAACGAAGTTCAGCAAACCTCATTCAACTCTGTTTACATGATGGCCGACTCTGGTGCTCGTGGATCGGTAGCACAGATGCGTCAGCTTGGTGGTATGCGTGGTCTTATGGCAAAACCAGATGGTTCTATCATCGAGACACCGATTACAGCAAACTTCCGTGAAGGTTTGAACGTACTTCAGTACTTCATCTCTACACACGGTGCGCGTAAAGGTTTGGCGGATACAGCGCTTAAAACAGCTAACTCTGGTTACCTGACGCGTCGTCTAGTTGATGTTGCTCAGGATGTGGTTGTGACTGAACATGATTGCGGTACAGATTCTGGTATTCGTATGACAGCCCATGTTGAAGGTGGTGATATCATCGAGTCTTTGAAAGATCGTGTATTAGGTCGTATCACAAATCAAGATGTCGTATCTCAGTCAGGTGAATTAATTGTTGCGAAAGGACAGTTGATCGATGAAAAAGTTGCGAATCAAATCGATGAAAGTGGTGTTGATCACGTAGATGTTCGTTCTCCAATGACTTGTGAAACTAAGTTTGGTATCTGTCAGCAGTGTTATGGTCGTGATTTGGCGCGTGGACACTTGGTGAATATGGGTGAAGCCGTTGGTGTTATGGCTGCTCAGTCAATCGGTGAGCCGGGTACTCAGTTAACCATGCGTACGTTCCATATCGGTGGTACGGCATCTGGTTCTGCAGCGCAAAGCCAAATTGAGGTTAAGCATGCTGGTAAGATCAAGTGGGATAACCTAAAAGCGATTAAGAACTCTGATAACCAAATTATCGTCACTTCACGTTCTGGTGAGGTATCGGTGATTGATGAAGCGGGTCGTGAACAAGAGCGTTATAAGATTGCATACGGAACCACACTTAATGTAAGTGATGGTGGTTCAATTACTGCAGGCGATATTCTTGCTCAATGGGATCCGCATACTCACCCAGTTATCACGGAAGCGGCTGGTAGCATTGCATTCGGTAACTTCGAAGGTACGGTAGAAGAACGTGTCGATGAGTTGACTGGTTTAACAACTCGTGTTGTTAAAGATGCTAAAGAGCGTATGTCTTCAGTTAAAGAGACACGTCCTTATATCGCATTGGTTGATGAGGCGGGTGAAGCTATTTGCTTTACCGGTACTCAGACTCCAGCACTTTACTACCTACCAGAAAACAGTATTGTTGTTGTTCAAGAAGGTAGCAAGGTTGGTGCCGGTGACGTATTAGCACGTATTCCGCAAGCGTCATCGAAGAACAAAGATATTACCGGGGGTCTACCTCGAGTCGCTGACTTGTTTGAAGCGCGTCAACCAAAAGAGCCTTCAATCATGGCAGAAGTATCTGGTGTGGTAGGTTTCGGTAAAGAAACAAAAGGTAAGCAGCGTTTAGTCATCACTCAAGATAGTGGTGAACAATATGAAGCACTTATCCCTAAATGGCGTACGGTTTCAGTCTTTGAAGGTGAGCGTGTTGAGCGTGGTGATGTGGTTGTAGATGGTAATCCAAATCCACACGACATCCTACGATTATTAGGTATTGAAAAATTAGCAGAATACATTGTTGACGAAGTGCAGGATGTTTACCGTTTACAAGGTGTAAAAATCAACGATAAACACATCGAAACAATTGTTCGTCAAATGCTAAGAAAAGTTGAAGTTAAATCTTCAGGTGATACTGGTTTGATCAAAGGTGAGCAAACTGAGTACGCTAAAGTATTAGAGTTAAATGAAAAGGCTCGTGAAGAAGGTAAAGTGGAAGCAAGTTATGAACGTGTTCTTCTTGGTATCACTAAAGCTTCACTTGCAACTGAATCATTTATCTCAGCAGCGTCCTTCCAAGAAACAACTCGTGTATTAACCGAAGCTGCGGTAAGTGGTAAACGTGATACCTTGGTTGGTTTGAAAGAGAACGTAATTGTTGGTCGTCTGATTCCAGCTGGTACAGGTTTTGCCTATCACCAAGCGCGAAAAGCGGCGAGCGAAAAATCACAGGTTGAGTTGCAAGCATTTATGGGTGCAACTGAGTCTGGGGATGTTCAGCAACCAGAAGAATCTGTTGTTGAAACAGTAAATGAAGGTGAAGGGGTTGAAGCCTAA
- the rpsL gene encoding 30S ribosomal protein S12, translating into MATINQLVRKPRKDKRKVSNVAALQACPQRRGVCTRVYTTTPKKPNSALRKVARVRLTNGYEVASYIGGEGHNLQEHSVILIRGGRVKDLPGVRYHTVRGALDCAGVSERRQGRSKYGAKRPKG; encoded by the coding sequence ATGGCTACTATTAACCAGTTGGTGCGTAAGCCGCGTAAAGATAAGCGTAAAGTTTCAAACGTTGCAGCGTTACAGGCATGTCCTCAGCGTCGTGGTGTTTGTACGCGTGTTTATACAACAACCCCTAAAAAGCCAAACTCTGCTCTGCGTAAAGTTGCGCGTGTACGTTTAACGAATGGTTATGAAGTTGCTTCCTACATTGGTGGTGAAGGTCATAACCTACAAGAGCACTCGGTAATTTTAATCCGTGGTGGTCGTGTAAAAGATTTACCTGGTGTGCGTTATCACACAGTTCGTGGTGCATTAGATTGCGCTGGCGTATCTGAGCGTAGACAAGGTCGTTCTAAGTACGGTGCGAAGCGTCCTAAAGGCTAA
- the rpsG gene encoding 30S ribosomal protein S7: MARRREIPKRQVLPDPKFGDTTLTKFVNMIMVSGKKAVAEKIVYDALDILVERKKGGEQAALLREALDNIGPMVEVKSRRVGGATYQVPVEVRPDRKIALAMRWLVEASRKRSEKGMMLRLAGELGDALENRGSAIKKKEDTHRMAEANKAFSHFRW, translated from the coding sequence ATGGCAAGAAGAAGAGAAATACCAAAACGTCAGGTTCTACCTGATCCTAAGTTTGGTGATACAACGTTAACAAAGTTTGTTAACATGATTATGGTTAGCGGTAAAAAAGCCGTTGCTGAAAAAATCGTTTATGATGCTTTAGATATTTTAGTCGAGCGTAAGAAAGGTGGCGAACAAGCTGCTTTATTAAGAGAAGCATTAGATAACATTGGTCCAATGGTTGAGGTTAAATCTCGCCGTGTAGGTGGTGCAACTTATCAGGTTCCTGTTGAAGTTCGTCCAGACCGTAAAATTGCGTTAGCGATGCGTTGGCTTGTAGAAGCTTCACGTAAGCGTAGCGAAAAAGGTATGATGCTAAGATTGGCTGGTGAGTTAGGTGACGCACTGGAAAATCGTGGTTCAGCTATCAAGAAAAAAGAAGATACCCATAGAATGGCTGAGGCTAACAAAGCCTTCTCTCATTTCCGTTGGTAA